Proteins encoded together in one Candidatus Reconcilbacillus cellulovorans window:
- a CDS encoding GTPase ObgE: MFVDKVKIYVKGGDGGNGIVAFRREKYVPFGGPAGGDGGRGGDVILRVDEGLRTLIDFKYRRHFKASRGENGKNKGMHGADADDLVVRVPPGTVVVDAETNEVIADLVRHGQEAVVARGGRGGRGNMRFATPSNPAPSIAENGEPGEERWIILELKLIADVGLIGFPNAGKSTLISVVSAAKPKIANYPFTTLTPNLGVVDVDGERSFVMADLPGLIEGAHRGVGLGLEFLRHVERTRLLLHVVDMAAVEGRDPYEDWLAVNRELRLYDARLAERPQIIVANKMDLPEAAENLVRFCERLKRDGLEGKYEVFPISAATRSGVVELIRRTADLLARVSEPASVGVPSGAAEALKVYRAEFRDDRPAFSVRREGDVFVVEGEEIDKWLRRLPLRHRDAAVRFAGVMRRMGVDAELRRLGATDGSIVRIGGYEFEFVEFEDRDA; encoded by the coding sequence GTGTTTGTCGATAAAGTAAAAATTTACGTCAAAGGCGGCGACGGCGGTAACGGCATCGTCGCCTTTCGGCGGGAAAAATATGTTCCGTTCGGCGGGCCCGCGGGCGGAGACGGCGGTCGCGGGGGCGACGTTATTCTTCGCGTCGACGAGGGGCTTCGGACGCTGATTGATTTCAAATATCGTCGCCATTTCAAGGCTTCCCGCGGCGAGAACGGCAAAAACAAGGGCATGCACGGCGCCGATGCCGACGATCTCGTCGTCCGCGTCCCGCCGGGCACGGTCGTCGTCGACGCCGAAACGAACGAAGTGATCGCCGATTTGGTTCGACACGGCCAGGAAGCCGTCGTCGCCCGCGGCGGTCGCGGCGGTCGGGGCAACATGCGGTTTGCGACGCCTTCGAACCCTGCGCCTTCGATTGCGGAAAACGGCGAGCCGGGCGAGGAACGGTGGATTATTCTTGAGCTGAAACTGATCGCCGACGTCGGGCTCATCGGCTTTCCGAACGCCGGAAAGTCGACGTTGATCAGCGTCGTATCGGCGGCGAAGCCGAAAATCGCCAACTATCCGTTCACGACGCTGACCCCCAATCTCGGCGTTGTCGACGTCGACGGCGAGCGGAGTTTCGTGATGGCCGACCTTCCGGGCCTGATCGAGGGGGCGCACCGCGGTGTCGGCCTCGGCCTGGAGTTTTTGCGCCATGTCGAGCGGACGCGGCTGCTGCTGCACGTCGTCGACATGGCGGCCGTCGAGGGGCGCGACCCGTACGAAGACTGGCTCGCGGTCAACCGAGAATTGCGCCTGTATGACGCGCGTTTGGCCGAACGGCCGCAAATCATCGTCGCGAACAAGATGGACTTGCCGGAGGCCGCGGAAAACCTTGTGCGGTTTTGCGAGCGGCTGAAGCGCGACGGTCTGGAAGGAAAATATGAAGTTTTTCCGATTTCCGCTGCGACGCGGTCGGGCGTGGTGGAACTTATCCGCCGCACGGCAGACTTGCTTGCCCGTGTTTCGGAACCGGCATCCGTCGGCGTTCCTTCCGGCGCCGCGGAAGCTTTGAAGGTGTATCGCGCCGAATTCCGCGACGATCGTCCGGCGTTTTCCGTTCGCCGAGAAGGCGATGTGTTCGTGGTCGAAGGGGAAGAAATCGACAAATGGTTGCGACGGCTGCCGCTTCGCCATCGCGACGCCGCCGTCCGGTTCGCCGGCGTCATGCGCCGGATGGGCGTCGACGCGGAGCTTCGCCGCCTGGGGGCGACCGACGGCAGTATCGTCCGCATCGGCGGGTACGAGTTCGAGTTTGTCGAATTCGAGGACCGTGACGCATGA
- a CDS encoding homoserine dehydrogenase — MRSVKIGLMGLGTVGSGVVRILEHHREDLEKQVGSPIEIAKILVRDPGKERQIDVDRELLTDDPRHVLDHPEIDVVVEVMGGIDPARRYILEALERGKHVVTANKDLMAVHGPEILDLAARKSCDVFYEASVAGGIPIIRTLTESFSSDRITKIMGIVNGTTNYILSKMSRENADYATALREAQQLGYAEADPTSDVEGLDAARKMAILATLGFRTFVSLEDVDVRGITRVTPEDIRYANRLGYEIKLLGVAERFDDAISVAVQPTMISKTHPLSTVGGVFNAVYVYGEAVGETMFYGPGAGSLPTATSVVADLVAVVRNMKLGVNGRRMFAPYRQKKLLSADRIVSRYFLLLNVDDRAGVLARITQVFADFEVSLESVVQQPDAGGSVAEIVIVTHEASKAAMEGVVGRLRELPVVRRIKSVYRVEG, encoded by the coding sequence GTGCGTTCGGTTAAAATCGGGTTGATGGGGCTCGGCACGGTAGGCAGCGGGGTCGTGCGCATTTTGGAGCACCATCGGGAAGATTTGGAAAAACAGGTCGGAAGTCCGATCGAGATCGCCAAAATTTTGGTCCGCGATCCCGGGAAGGAGAGGCAGATCGACGTCGACCGCGAACTGTTGACCGACGATCCGCGGCATGTGCTCGACCATCCGGAGATCGACGTCGTCGTTGAAGTGATGGGCGGCATCGATCCCGCTCGGCGTTACATTTTGGAGGCGCTGGAACGAGGCAAGCACGTCGTCACCGCTAACAAGGATCTGATGGCGGTGCACGGGCCGGAGATTCTCGATCTGGCGGCGCGGAAAAGCTGCGACGTGTTTTACGAAGCGAGCGTGGCCGGCGGCATTCCGATCATCCGAACGCTGACGGAAAGCTTTTCATCCGACCGGATCACGAAAATCATGGGCATCGTCAACGGCACGACGAATTACATTTTGTCGAAGATGAGCCGAGAAAACGCCGATTACGCAACCGCCCTGCGCGAGGCGCAACAGCTCGGATACGCGGAGGCCGATCCGACGTCAGACGTGGAGGGACTGGATGCGGCGCGCAAAATGGCGATTTTGGCGACGCTCGGGTTCCGAACGTTCGTTTCGCTGGAGGACGTCGACGTGCGCGGGATTACGCGGGTGACGCCGGAAGACATCCGGTACGCCAATCGACTCGGTTATGAAATCAAGCTGCTCGGCGTCGCGGAACGGTTCGACGACGCGATCAGCGTTGCCGTGCAGCCGACGATGATCAGCAAGACGCATCCGCTGTCGACGGTCGGCGGCGTGTTCAACGCCGTGTACGTCTACGGCGAAGCGGTCGGGGAAACGATGTTTTACGGCCCGGGAGCGGGCAGTCTGCCGACGGCGACGTCTGTCGTCGCCGATTTGGTCGCGGTCGTGCGAAACATGAAACTGGGCGTCAACGGCCGCCGGATGTTCGCGCCGTACCGGCAGAAAAAGCTGCTGTCCGCCGACCGGATCGTATCGCGTTATTTCCTTCTTTTGAACGTCGACGATCGGGCGGGCGTGCTGGCGCGCATTACGCAGGTGTTCGCGGATTTCGAAGTGAGTCTGGAGTCCGTGGTGCAGCAGCCGGACGCGGGCGGATCCGTCGCCGAAATCGTCATTGTGACGCATGAGGCCAGCAAGGCCGCCATGGAAGGCGTCGTCGGCCGGCTGCGCGAACTGCCGGTCGTCCGGCGGATCAAAAGCGTCTATCGCGTCGAAGGCTGA
- a CDS encoding threonine synthase produces the protein MGYSGILQAYRPFLPVTDRTPMITLLEGNTPLIRSERLSREWGLDLYFKYEGMNPTGSFKDRGMVVAVAKAMEAGSRVIMCASTGNTSASAAAYAARAGLECAVVVPNGYIALGKLAQAVIYGAKVLAVEGNFDRALEIVRSITSKYPITLVNSVNPHRIEGQKTAAFEVCDQLGRAPDVLAIPVGNAGNITAYWKGFKEYFQAGKIRSLPRMAGFEAEGAAAIVRGEPIAHPETVATAIRIGNPASWRQAVEAASESGGAIDYVTDAEILEAYRLLASREGIFAEPASAASVAGVAKMRAQGRLRGGETVVCVLTGHGLKDPNTAIESVNIEPIVVPAEEDAVLDALGAVRGRSA, from the coding sequence ATGGGGTATTCGGGTATTTTGCAGGCGTACAGGCCGTTTCTTCCGGTTACGGACCGTACGCCGATGATCACGCTTCTGGAAGGCAATACGCCGCTTATTCGTTCGGAACGGCTGTCGAGGGAATGGGGACTCGATCTTTACTTCAAGTATGAAGGAATGAACCCGACGGGGTCGTTCAAGGACCGCGGCATGGTCGTCGCGGTCGCCAAGGCGATGGAAGCCGGCAGCCGCGTCATCATGTGCGCGTCGACCGGCAACACGTCCGCCTCCGCCGCCGCATACGCGGCGCGCGCAGGACTTGAGTGCGCGGTCGTCGTCCCGAACGGGTACATCGCGCTGGGCAAGCTGGCGCAGGCCGTCATCTACGGTGCGAAGGTGCTGGCCGTCGAAGGCAATTTCGACCGCGCGCTTGAGATTGTTCGGTCGATCACGTCGAAATATCCGATCACGCTCGTCAATTCCGTAAACCCCCATCGCATCGAAGGACAGAAGACGGCTGCGTTCGAAGTATGCGACCAGCTCGGCCGCGCGCCGGACGTGTTGGCGATTCCGGTCGGCAATGCCGGTAACATTACGGCATATTGGAAAGGGTTCAAGGAATATTTCCAGGCGGGCAAAATCCGTTCGTTGCCGCGTATGGCCGGATTCGAGGCGGAGGGTGCGGCCGCCATCGTCCGCGGCGAACCGATCGCCCATCCGGAAACGGTGGCGACGGCGATCCGCATCGGCAATCCCGCCAGTTGGCGCCAGGCGGTCGAGGCGGCGAGCGAATCGGGCGGCGCGATCGATTATGTGACCGACGCCGAAATTCTGGAAGCCTACCGGTTACTGGCGAGTCGGGAAGGCATTTTCGCCGAGCCGGCATCCGCCGCCTCGGTCGCGGGCGTGGCGAAAATGCGCGCACAGGGCCGTCTTCGCGGCGGGGAGACGGTCGTCTGCGTGTTGACCGGCCACGGTCTGAAAGATCCGAACACTGCGATCGAAAGCGTGAACATCGAGCCGATCGTCGTTCCGGCCGAGGAGGACGCGGTACTCGACGCGCTCGGCGCCGTTCGGGGGCGTTCGGCATGA
- a CDS encoding homoserine kinase → MPAPGARVRVRVPASTANLGPGFDVLGLALELYAWVELAAAPRTVIRLHGANLDGVPTDKTNLVYRVAQQLFARAGVEVPELEIDIKSDIPLTRGLGSSASAIVAALVAANALVGTPFGADELFRMASAWEGHPDNVGASLFGGLVVAFWDGKRVDYLKVVPDERLEVLVAVPDFPLSTKAARHALPDRVPMRDAVFNVGHASLLVGALCCGRLDLLRVAMRDALHQPYRARLIPGLSRILEEAEHHGALGVALSGSGPTLLALVDRSETRKAELEAFLLDTLAKENVPARTMWLRPAVEGAVVLENGDVGVPFAQLASAQAPSRVLSKGEVGA, encoded by the coding sequence GTGCCCGCGCCGGGCGCCCGCGTCCGCGTCCGCGTGCCGGCGAGTACCGCGAACCTCGGCCCCGGATTCGACGTGCTCGGCCTTGCGCTCGAGCTGTATGCATGGGTCGAACTTGCGGCGGCACCGCGTACGGTCATCCGCTTGCACGGCGCGAATCTGGACGGCGTACCGACCGACAAGACGAATCTCGTCTATCGCGTCGCGCAGCAATTGTTTGCCCGGGCAGGCGTCGAGGTGCCCGAGCTCGAGATCGACATCAAAAGCGACATTCCGCTGACGCGAGGTCTCGGCAGCAGCGCCTCGGCGATCGTCGCCGCGCTCGTCGCCGCCAATGCTCTGGTCGGGACGCCGTTCGGCGCGGACGAGCTGTTTCGGATGGCATCGGCGTGGGAAGGACATCCCGACAACGTCGGCGCATCGCTGTTCGGCGGTCTCGTCGTCGCGTTCTGGGACGGCAAGCGGGTCGATTATCTGAAAGTCGTGCCGGATGAGCGACTCGAGGTGCTCGTCGCCGTCCCCGACTTTCCGCTTTCGACGAAAGCGGCGCGACACGCGCTTCCCGACCGTGTGCCGATGCGCGACGCCGTTTTCAACGTCGGGCACGCCTCGTTGCTTGTCGGCGCTTTATGCTGCGGAAGGCTCGATCTGCTCCGCGTGGCGATGCGCGACGCGTTGCATCAGCCGTATCGCGCGCGGCTGATTCCCGGGCTTTCTCGAATTCTGGAAGAGGCCGAACATCACGGGGCGCTGGGAGTCGCCCTGAGCGGTTCGGGGCCGACGCTGCTGGCGCTCGTCGACCGATCGGAAACGCGCAAAGCTGAACTGGAAGCTTTTTTGCTGGATACGCTGGCGAAAGAAAACGTCCCCGCCCGAACGATGTGGCTAAGACCGGCCGTCGAAGGGGCGGTCGTGCTGGAAAACGGCGACGTGGGCGTTCCGTTTGCGCAGCTGGCTTCGGCGCAAGCACCGTCCCGCGTTTTGAGCAAAGGGGAAGTCGGAGCATGA
- a CDS encoding prephenate dehydratase yields MNRVAYLGPEGTVSEEATRFFFRDEACRFVPCRFMSDVLRSVAEGRADFGVVPIENTIDGSVHAHLDLLVNGYDLPIRAEWVYPSVQNLIGYPPERPSDAPYAHIRKIVSIPVAIAQCRLFLERNFPEDLDYEQVASTAEGVRLVRERGDPTQAAIGTKLAAERYGLTVLAENIADHDNNYTRFVLVGLKPYEGKTSDFHKTTIVVTLPEDYPGALHQVLSAFAWRRINLSRIESRPTKKRLGSYYFYIDVEMSLESVLLRAALEEIGAIGAQVRVLGSYPSFNYA; encoded by the coding sequence ATGAACCGGGTTGCGTATTTGGGGCCGGAAGGAACGGTGTCGGAAGAGGCGACGCGCTTCTTTTTCCGGGACGAGGCGTGCCGGTTCGTGCCGTGCCGGTTTATGTCCGACGTGCTCCGGTCGGTCGCGGAAGGCCGCGCGGATTTCGGCGTCGTGCCGATCGAGAATACGATCGACGGTTCGGTGCATGCTCATCTCGACCTGCTGGTCAATGGCTACGACCTGCCGATTCGGGCCGAATGGGTTTATCCGTCCGTGCAAAATCTGATCGGTTATCCGCCGGAACGGCCGTCCGATGCTCCCTACGCACATATCCGAAAGATCGTTTCGATTCCTGTAGCCATCGCCCAGTGCAGGCTGTTTTTGGAGAGGAATTTTCCGGAAGATCTCGATTACGAGCAGGTGGCGAGCACCGCCGAAGGCGTGCGGCTCGTCCGTGAACGCGGCGATCCGACGCAGGCGGCGATCGGCACGAAATTGGCAGCGGAACGATACGGATTAACCGTGTTGGCCGAAAACATCGCCGACCACGACAACAACTACACGAGGTTCGTGTTGGTCGGCTTGAAACCGTATGAAGGCAAAACAAGCGATTTCCACAAGACGACGATCGTCGTCACGCTGCCGGAAGATTATCCGGGGGCGCTGCACCAGGTGCTGAGCGCGTTTGCCTGGCGCCGCATCAACCTGTCGCGGATCGAGTCGCGCCCGACCAAAAAACGGCTCGGCAGCTACTACTTCTACATCGACGTCGAAATGTCGCTGGAGTCGGTCCTGCTGCGGGCGGCGTTGGAGGAGATCGGGGCGATCGGAGCCCAGGTGCGGGTGCTCGGCAGTTACCCGAGCTTCAACTACGCGTAA
- a CDS encoding branched-chain-amino-acid transaminase — translation MSQVIYLNGEFVSREDAKVSVYDHGFLYGDGVFEGIRIYNGNIFKCKEHLERLYDSAKSIMLHIPLSFDEMQRALVETVRRNGLRDGYIRLVVSRGPGDLGLDPRRSPKPWIIIIAEQLAIYPEEAYRTGLRTISVSARRNLPDALNPKIKSLNYLNNILVKIQANLADVGEAIMVNAQGFVAEGSSDNIFIVKRGVVYTPPTWCGALEGITRRAIMEICGRIGIPLREEPFTMHDVYVADEVFFTGTAAEVIPVREVDGRTIGEGKAGPITTRLLQEFRKIVEIDGVKVYEEVQIEKS, via the coding sequence ATGTCCCAGGTCATCTATCTCAACGGCGAGTTCGTGTCCCGCGAGGACGCGAAGGTGTCGGTGTACGACCACGGTTTCCTGTACGGCGACGGCGTGTTCGAGGGCATCCGGATTTACAACGGGAATATTTTCAAATGTAAGGAGCATCTTGAACGGCTGTACGACTCGGCGAAATCGATCATGCTGCACATTCCGCTGTCGTTCGACGAAATGCAGCGCGCGTTGGTCGAGACGGTGCGCCGCAACGGCCTCCGCGACGGTTATATCCGACTCGTCGTGTCGAGGGGGCCGGGCGATCTCGGCCTCGACCCGCGCCGCTCGCCGAAACCGTGGATCATCATCATCGCGGAGCAACTTGCGATTTATCCAGAAGAAGCTTACCGAACGGGACTGCGGACGATCTCGGTGTCGGCCCGGCGCAACCTGCCGGACGCGCTCAACCCGAAAATCAAGTCGCTCAATTATCTCAACAACATTCTCGTCAAGATCCAGGCGAACCTGGCGGACGTCGGCGAAGCGATCATGGTCAACGCGCAAGGGTTCGTCGCGGAAGGATCGAGCGACAACATTTTCATCGTCAAGCGCGGCGTCGTCTACACGCCGCCGACGTGGTGCGGCGCGCTGGAAGGCATCACGCGGCGCGCGATCATGGAGATTTGCGGCAGAATCGGAATCCCGCTGCGGGAAGAGCCGTTCACGATGCACGACGTCTATGTCGCGGACGAGGTGTTTTTCACCGGTACGGCGGCGGAAGTCATTCCCGTCCGCGAGGTCGACGGCCGCACGATCGGTGAGGGAAAGGCCGGGCCGATCACGACGCGTCTGCTTCAGGAATTTCGTAAAATCGTCGAGATCGACGGCGTGAAGGTATACGAGGAAGTTCAGATAGAAAAGTCGTAA
- a CDS encoding crossover junction endodeoxyribonuclease RuvC yields MRVLGIDPGLATVGCGIVERRGGDRLVCLHYEAFHTGSSDDVGARLQQIYDAACTWIDRYSPDVIAVEKLFFNRNVTNAFAVGQARGVIVLAAVQRGLEVAEYTPMQVKQAVTGYGGADKYQVQEMVRLLLRLAERPRPDDAADALAVAVCHAHASMWTEKIREGIGP; encoded by the coding sequence CTGCGCGTGCTGGGAATCGATCCGGGGTTGGCGACGGTCGGTTGCGGCATCGTCGAGCGGAGGGGCGGGGATCGGCTCGTCTGTCTCCACTACGAAGCGTTCCATACCGGTTCCAGCGACGATGTCGGCGCTCGTCTCCAGCAAATTTATGACGCGGCGTGCACGTGGATCGATCGGTATTCGCCGGATGTGATCGCGGTGGAAAAGCTGTTTTTCAACCGCAACGTCACCAACGCGTTCGCGGTCGGGCAGGCGCGCGGCGTCATCGTTTTGGCGGCCGTCCAGCGCGGCCTGGAGGTGGCCGAATACACGCCGATGCAGGTGAAACAGGCGGTGACCGGCTACGGCGGGGCGGACAAGTATCAGGTGCAGGAGATGGTGCGACTGTTGTTGCGGCTGGCCGAACGGCCGAGACCGGACGATGCGGCCGACGCTCTGGCGGTCGCCGTCTGCCATGCGCATGCTTCGATGTGGACGGAGAAGATCCGCGAGGGTATCGGGCCATGA
- a CDS encoding Holliday junction DNA helicase RuvA, which translates to MMEYLRGKAVYVGRDCLVVDVGGIGYRIVCPDPRAFRPAAGGETVVYVHQVVREDAVLLYGFPTREEQQLFRLLLHVSGVGPKVALGVLTGGSPDSVIRAVLQENLDFLSKLPGVGKKTAQRIILELKEKILKRETYFDLLDAAVLQAEDSSRDGLPASAGVGGWDEAREALVALGYTSAEAERVYRRIKDTVDPAAPVDVWVRSALRALDER; encoded by the coding sequence ATGATGGAATATTTGCGGGGTAAGGCGGTTTACGTCGGACGTGATTGCCTTGTCGTCGACGTCGGCGGTATCGGCTACCGGATCGTCTGTCCAGACCCGCGCGCGTTTCGGCCTGCGGCGGGAGGGGAAACGGTCGTCTACGTCCATCAGGTCGTCCGGGAGGACGCCGTTTTGTTGTACGGGTTCCCGACACGCGAGGAGCAGCAGTTGTTCCGCCTGTTGCTCCACGTCAGCGGCGTCGGGCCGAAAGTGGCGCTCGGCGTATTGACCGGCGGTTCGCCGGACAGCGTGATTCGCGCCGTTCTCCAGGAAAATCTTGATTTCTTGAGCAAATTGCCTGGTGTCGGAAAAAAGACAGCTCAAAGAATTATTTTGGAGTTGAAAGAAAAAATTTTAAAACGCGAGACGTACTTCGATCTGTTGGATGCCGCCGTTTTGCAGGCGGAAGACAGCAGTCGAGACGGGTTGCCGGCGTCGGCCGGCGTCGGCGGATGGGATGAGGCGCGCGAGGCGCTCGTCGCGCTCGGCTATACGTCGGCGGAGGCGGAACGCGTTTATCGGCGCATTAAGGATACCGTCGATCCTGCCGCTCCCGTCGACGTCTGGGTCCGGTCGGCGCTTCGCGCGCTCGACGAAAGGTGA
- a CDS encoding Holliday junction DNA helicase RuvB yields the protein MEERIVSARFLAEDHSMELSLRPRFLDEVIGQDRVKKNLKIYIEAAKQRREPLDHVLLCGPPGLGKTTLSNIIANELGVNIRVTSGPAIERPGDLAAILTNLQPGDVLFIDEIHRLHRTVEEVLYPAMEDFALDIVIGKGPGARSLRLDLPPFTLVGATTRPGLLSHPLRDRFGVVGRLEYYSVQELAYIVARSAEILKIPLAGDAAEEIGRRARGTPRIANRLLKRVRDYAQVVGDGIVTGDVARAALEQIQVDPLGLDPVDRRLMETIMVHFEGGPVGLETVAAMVGEDSQTIEDVYEPYLMQIGFLQRTPRGRVATPQAYRHFGLTPPERIRAVGEAGL from the coding sequence ATGGAAGAGAGGATCGTTTCGGCGCGGTTTCTGGCGGAAGACCATTCGATGGAGCTCAGCCTCCGGCCGCGGTTTCTCGACGAGGTGATCGGGCAAGACCGCGTCAAGAAAAACCTGAAAATTTACATCGAGGCGGCGAAACAGCGGCGGGAGCCGCTCGATCACGTGCTGCTCTGCGGGCCGCCGGGGCTCGGCAAAACGACGCTGTCCAACATTATCGCCAACGAGCTGGGCGTCAACATCCGCGTGACGTCCGGGCCGGCCATCGAGCGCCCCGGCGATCTCGCGGCGATTTTGACGAACCTACAGCCGGGCGACGTGTTGTTTATCGACGAAATCCACCGGTTGCACCGTACGGTGGAAGAAGTGCTGTACCCGGCGATGGAAGATTTCGCGCTGGACATCGTCATCGGCAAAGGGCCGGGCGCCCGTTCGCTTCGGCTTGATTTGCCGCCGTTTACGCTGGTCGGGGCGACGACGCGTCCGGGGCTTCTGTCGCATCCGCTGCGCGACCGCTTCGGCGTCGTCGGACGGCTGGAATACTATTCGGTGCAGGAGCTGGCGTACATCGTGGCCAGATCGGCCGAAATCCTGAAAATCCCGCTTGCCGGCGACGCTGCGGAAGAGATCGGCCGCCGAGCGCGCGGCACGCCGCGGATTGCCAACCGGTTGCTCAAGCGCGTCCGAGATTATGCGCAGGTCGTCGGCGACGGCATCGTGACGGGCGACGTCGCGCGGGCTGCACTGGAGCAAATTCAGGTCGACCCGCTCGGGCTCGATCCGGTCGACCGCAGGCTGATGGAGACGATCATGGTTCATTTCGAGGGAGGTCCGGTCGGCCTCGAGACCGTCGCGGCGATGGTCGGAGAGGACAGCCAGACGATCGAGGACGTCTACGAGCCGTATTTGATGCAGATCGGATTTTTGCAGCGGACGCCTCGCGGACGGGTGGCGACGCCTCAGGCATACCGGCATTTCGGGCTGACGCCGCCGGAGCGCATTCGCGCGGTCGGGGAGGCGGGATTATGA
- a CDS encoding tRNA preQ1(34) S-adenosylmethionine ribosyltransferase-isomerase QueA, which translates to MNVDEFDYELPEELIAQEPLADRAGSRLLVLRKKSGEIAHERFRDLGKFLRPGDALILNDTRVIPARLYGRKTATGARVELLLLRPLGGDRWETLARPAKRLKAGTTVEFAEGDARMTAVVEREEDDGRRIVRFEYEGSFESLLERIGRVPLPPYIRKPLVDRDRYQTVYARRAGSAAAPTAGLHFTEEMLETLRSAGIRVGYVTLHVGLGTFRPVTATRVEDHRMHAEVYEVPAATAELVNTTRRDGGRVVAVGTTVVRTLESAAKPDGTVAAQSGETDLFIYPGYRFRAVDALITNFHLPKSTLLMLVCAFAGRNAVLEAYRQAVELRYRFFSFGDAMLIID; encoded by the coding sequence ATGAACGTCGACGAATTCGATTACGAACTTCCCGAAGAACTCATCGCCCAAGAACCGCTTGCTGACCGCGCGGGATCGCGCTTGCTCGTGCTGCGCAAAAAAAGCGGGGAAATCGCGCACGAACGATTTCGCGATCTCGGCAAGTTTCTGCGGCCGGGCGACGCGCTCATCCTGAACGACACGCGCGTTATTCCGGCGAGACTTTACGGACGAAAGACGGCGACCGGCGCGCGTGTCGAGCTGTTGCTGCTCAGGCCGCTCGGCGGCGACCGGTGGGAGACGCTCGCCCGTCCGGCCAAACGCTTGAAGGCGGGGACGACGGTCGAATTCGCGGAGGGCGATGCGCGGATGACGGCCGTCGTCGAGCGGGAAGAAGACGACGGCAGGCGGATTGTCCGCTTTGAGTACGAAGGATCGTTCGAGTCCCTGCTCGAACGGATCGGCCGCGTTCCGTTGCCGCCTTACATTCGCAAACCGCTTGTCGACCGGGATCGCTACCAAACGGTTTACGCCAGGAGGGCCGGTTCGGCCGCCGCACCGACGGCCGGCCTGCATTTTACGGAAGAGATGCTGGAGACGCTGCGGTCAGCCGGTATTCGCGTCGGCTACGTGACGTTGCACGTCGGTCTCGGCACGTTCCGGCCGGTGACGGCCACCCGGGTCGAGGACCACCGTATGCACGCGGAAGTGTATGAAGTTCCGGCGGCGACCGCCGAACTCGTCAACACGACGAGGCGTGACGGCGGTCGAGTCGTCGCCGTCGGAACGACCGTCGTCCGGACGCTGGAAAGCGCGGCAAAACCGGATGGAACGGTCGCGGCGCAATCCGGCGAAACGGATCTGTTCATCTATCCTGGATACCGGTTCCGCGCTGTCGACGCGCTCATCACCAACTTTCATCTGCCGAAATCGACGCTTCTGATGCTCGTCTGCGCTTTCGCCGGGCGAAATGCCGTGCTGGAGGCGTACCGGCAGGCAGTCGAGCTGCGGTATCGATTTTTCAGCTTCGGCGACGCGATGCTGATTATCGACTGA